A window of Raineyella sp. W15-4 contains these coding sequences:
- the arsB gene encoding ACR3 family arsenite efflux transporter, protein MSQTAAPERPTPHSSVAGQLGLLDRFLPAWILAAMALGLALGRYVPGLSSALDAVKIGSVSLPIAIGLLVMMYPVLAKVRYDETRRVAADRRLMGLSLVLNWIIGPAVMFALAWLLLPDLPEYRTGLIIVGLARCIAMVLIWNDLACGDRETAAVLVAVNSVFQVIAFSTLGWFYLQVLPGWLGLPTTSADFSFWAISLSVLVFLGVPLVAGFLTRLLGERAKGRDWYERRFLPRIGPLALYGLLFTIVLLFALQGEQITDRPWDVARIALPLVAYFAIMWLGGLLLSRAAGLDYAHSATVAFTGAGNNFELAIAVAIGTFGVTSGQALAGVVGPLIEVPVLVGLVYVALWLAPRLFPHDPTLPTR, encoded by the coding sequence GTGTCGCAGACCGCCGCCCCCGAGAGGCCGACCCCTCACTCGTCGGTGGCCGGACAGCTGGGCCTGCTCGACCGCTTCCTGCCGGCCTGGATCCTCGCCGCGATGGCACTGGGACTGGCGCTCGGACGGTACGTCCCCGGGTTGTCGTCGGCCTTGGACGCGGTCAAGATCGGCTCGGTCTCGCTGCCGATCGCCATCGGCCTACTGGTGATGATGTACCCAGTGCTGGCCAAGGTCCGCTATGACGAGACCCGCCGGGTCGCCGCCGACCGCCGACTGATGGGCCTGTCGCTGGTGCTGAACTGGATCATCGGGCCGGCGGTGATGTTCGCCCTCGCCTGGCTGCTGCTGCCCGACCTGCCCGAGTACCGTACCGGCCTGATCATCGTCGGCCTGGCCCGGTGCATCGCCATGGTGTTGATCTGGAACGACCTCGCCTGCGGTGACCGCGAGACCGCGGCCGTCCTGGTGGCGGTCAACTCCGTCTTCCAGGTGATCGCCTTCTCGACCCTCGGCTGGTTCTACCTCCAGGTGCTGCCCGGCTGGCTGGGTCTGCCGACCACCTCGGCGGACTTCTCCTTCTGGGCGATCTCCCTCTCGGTGCTGGTCTTCCTCGGCGTCCCCCTGGTCGCCGGATTCCTGACGCGGCTGCTCGGCGAACGGGCGAAGGGCCGCGACTGGTACGAGCGGCGATTCCTGCCTCGGATCGGCCCGCTGGCCCTCTACGGGCTGCTGTTCACCATCGTGCTGCTGTTCGCCCTGCAGGGTGAACAGATCACCGACCGGCCCTGGGACGTCGCCCGGATCGCGCTCCCGCTGGTCGCCTACTTCGCGATCATGTGGCTCGGTGGCCTGCTGTTGTCGCGGGCCGCCGGGCTGGACTACGCCCACTCGGCCACGGTGGCCTTCACCGGCGCAGGGAACAACTTCGAGCTCGCCATCGCGGTGGCCATCGGCACCTTCGGCGTCACCTCCGGCCAGGCGCTGGCCGGCGTGGTCGGCCCGCTGATCGAGGTCCCCGTGCTGGTCGGCCTGGTCTACGTCGCCCTGTGGCTCGCCCCTCGACTCTTCCCACACGACCCGACCCTGCCCACCCGCTGA
- a CDS encoding three-helix bundle dimerization domain-containing protein has product MDPHITTQIIDDLSYAYTGMFTPEQVTRAVDDATALLEPTAKVQTYLPVLVARQAREQLMAAAQAEGRVAKKVPEILFICVHNAGRSQMAAAIAEQLSARRVHVRSAGSQPIDEINRLAVEVLAERGIALNVAYPKPLTDSVVKAADVVITMGCGDTCPYYPGKLYEDWDVRDPDGQPIEVVRDIRDDLLGRVTDLLRRILD; this is encoded by the coding sequence ATGGACCCACACATCACCACCCAGATCATCGACGACCTCAGCTACGCCTATACCGGCATGTTCACCCCCGAACAGGTCACCCGGGCCGTGGATGACGCCACCGCCCTCCTCGAGCCCACCGCGAAGGTCCAGACCTATCTGCCTGTCCTCGTCGCCCGACAGGCCCGCGAACAGCTGATGGCCGCCGCGCAGGCCGAGGGCCGGGTCGCCAAGAAGGTGCCCGAGATCCTGTTCATCTGCGTCCACAACGCCGGGCGCTCCCAGATGGCCGCGGCCATCGCAGAACAACTCTCCGCCCGCCGGGTCCACGTCCGGTCCGCCGGATCGCAACCGATCGACGAGATCAACCGGCTGGCGGTGGAGGTCCTGGCTGAGCGCGGCATCGCGCTCAACGTCGCATACCCCAAGCCGCTCACTGATTCAGTGGTAAAGGCGGCCGACGTCGTGATCACCATGGGCTGCGGGGACACCTGTCCCTACTACCCCGGCAAGCTCTACGAAGACTGGGACGTCCGCGACCCCGATGGCCAACCGATCGAGGTCGTCCGCGACATCCGCGACGACCTGCTCGGGCGGGTCACCGATCTCCTCCGCCGGATCCTGGACTGA
- a CDS encoding VOC family protein, producing MKTLHTAYRVTDLDTSLDFYRALGYRELGRGDLVDGSVLVVLAFPGEELGSLELVYRPADGPVELGTGFHHLVVQVHDLEASVAALTIAGLPPSVPERPGRPGGPRTAWIADPDGYRIELVEWPRGHPDGITADDLTDVDRTADDRTADDRAGR from the coding sequence ATGAAGACACTGCACACCGCCTACCGCGTCACCGACCTCGACACGTCACTCGACTTCTACCGGGCGCTCGGCTATCGCGAGCTGGGGCGTGGGGATCTTGTTGACGGTTCCGTGCTGGTCGTGCTCGCGTTCCCCGGCGAGGAGCTGGGGAGTCTGGAGTTGGTGTACCGGCCCGCCGACGGTCCCGTGGAGCTCGGCACCGGTTTCCATCACCTGGTCGTCCAGGTCCATGACCTCGAAGCGTCGGTCGCGGCATTGACCATCGCGGGGCTGCCACCGAGCGTGCCGGAACGCCCCGGGCGCCCGGGCGGTCCGCGGACGGCCTGGATCGCGGACCCGGACGGCTACCGGATCGAGTTGGTGGAATGGCCGCGTGGTCACCCCGACGGGATCACCGCCGACGACCTCACCGACGTCGACCGCACCGCCGACGACCGCACCGCCGACGACCGCGCCGGACGTTGA
- a CDS encoding S1C family serine protease, translating into MDAYSRVVTAVAEHLLPRVAAVRIPGDRGGEAEGSAVVLTAEGHLLTNAHVVGRAPAGEALFADGSTSHVEVVGRDRLADLALLRAERELLEPPVYRDVDDLRIGSLVVAVGNPLGLTGSVTAGVVSGLGRSLPVRTRSGMRLIEDVIQTDASLNPGNSGGALADSAGRVIGINTAVAGLGVGLAVPINTTTRRIIAALMHDGRVRRAYLGLVTSPAVLPPRWAERTGHRTALRVMEVVPDSPSASSGILPYDLVLAVQGRPLGDAQSLQRMLFEDAIGTRLEITVLRSGALVDTVVVPAELAD; encoded by the coding sequence ATGGACGCCTACTCACGGGTCGTCACCGCGGTCGCGGAGCACCTGCTCCCGCGGGTGGCGGCGGTCCGCATCCCTGGGGACCGCGGGGGTGAGGCGGAAGGATCGGCGGTCGTCCTCACCGCGGAGGGACACCTGCTCACCAACGCCCACGTCGTCGGGCGGGCACCCGCCGGAGAGGCGCTCTTCGCCGACGGCAGCACGTCGCATGTCGAGGTCGTCGGCCGCGACCGGTTGGCCGATCTCGCCCTGCTGCGGGCCGAACGCGAACTGTTGGAGCCGCCGGTCTACCGGGACGTCGACGACCTGCGGATCGGCTCCCTGGTGGTGGCGGTGGGCAACCCACTGGGGCTGACCGGCAGTGTCACCGCCGGGGTGGTCAGTGGTCTGGGACGGTCGCTGCCGGTCCGGACCCGCAGCGGGATGCGGCTGATCGAGGACGTCATCCAGACCGACGCCTCGCTCAATCCGGGCAACTCCGGGGGTGCACTCGCCGACTCGGCGGGCCGGGTGATCGGCATCAACACCGCGGTGGCGGGCCTCGGGGTCGGCCTGGCGGTGCCGATCAACACGACGACCCGACGCATCATCGCCGCCCTGATGCACGACGGCCGGGTCCGTCGGGCCTACCTCGGCCTGGTCACCTCGCCGGCCGTCCTGCCGCCGCGGTGGGCGGAGCGCACCGGGCACCGTACGGCACTGCGGGTGATGGAGGTGGTGCCGGACAGCCCGTCCGCGTCCAGCGGCATCCTGCCGTACGACCTGGTGCTGGCGGTGCAGGGCCGACCGCTCGGCGATGCGCAGTCGCTGCAGCGGATGCTGTTCGAGGACGCCATCGGCACGCGCCTCGAGATCACCGTGCTGCGCAGCGGGGCACTGGTCGACACCGTGGTGGTGCCGGCGGAGCTGGCCGATTAG
- a CDS encoding transcriptional regulator, which produces MSWGPVVARFDDLIHVPTRLRITAALAATTELEFGALEASLGISTSLLSKHLRLLADARYVVLEKRPQPFGRPRTWIRLTPGGRTAYLGHVAALRELLEVSPGSGGGDR; this is translated from the coding sequence ATGAGCTGGGGGCCCGTCGTCGCCCGGTTCGACGACCTCATCCATGTGCCGACCCGGCTGCGGATCACCGCCGCCCTGGCGGCGACCACCGAGCTGGAGTTCGGTGCCCTGGAGGCGTCACTGGGGATCTCCACCTCGCTGCTGTCCAAGCACCTTCGGCTCCTCGCCGATGCTCGGTATGTCGTCCTGGAGAAGCGCCCGCAGCCCTTCGGGCGGCCGCGGACCTGGATCCGGCTCACGCCCGGGGGCCGTACGGCCTATCTCGGGCATGTGGCGGCACTCCGGGAGCTGCTGGAGGTCAGTCCAGGATCCGGCGGAGGAGATCGGTGA
- a CDS encoding CPBP family intramembrane glutamic endopeptidase: MAAVLVAASRRRRPWLFLLLVMVLVLPFWWATVATGGRALVLGLPAAVLGIVIPAAVASVLAWREEGRTGLRTVWSGLVDIARVRPRWWWAVGLGAAPVASALGWLIGPRPGGTPAFPWYLTPLLFVVFFLGAIPEEVGWTGYLTARLTADHGVLGAGLIIGTAWQLWHSVPYLAQGHTWSWVAGQFLVSVLARILMVLLYRHSGGGLAPACAVHAMLNTVQIYPDGFAGFDPWPSVPGMLLALLGAAWLARRTARF; this comes from the coding sequence GTGGCCGCCGTCCTCGTCGCAGCCTCCCGCCGCCGGCGGCCGTGGCTGTTCCTCCTCCTCGTCATGGTGCTGGTCCTCCCCTTCTGGTGGGCGACCGTCGCCACCGGCGGCCGGGCGCTGGTCCTCGGCCTGCCCGCCGCCGTGCTGGGGATCGTCATCCCGGCGGCCGTCGCCAGCGTCCTGGCCTGGCGCGAGGAGGGGCGGACCGGACTGCGTACGGTCTGGTCCGGACTGGTCGACATCGCGCGGGTGCGGCCGCGGTGGTGGTGGGCGGTCGGGCTGGGCGCCGCCCCCGTCGCCTCGGCGCTGGGCTGGCTGATCGGCCCCCGTCCCGGTGGCACCCCGGCCTTTCCCTGGTACCTGACACCACTCCTCTTCGTCGTGTTCTTCCTCGGCGCCATCCCCGAGGAGGTCGGCTGGACCGGCTACCTGACCGCCCGGCTCACCGCCGACCACGGCGTGCTCGGCGCCGGACTGATCATCGGTACGGCGTGGCAACTGTGGCACTCGGTGCCCTACCTCGCCCAGGGGCACACCTGGTCCTGGGTCGCCGGCCAGTTCCTGGTCAGCGTCCTGGCCCGGATCCTGATGGTGCTGCTCTACCGGCACAGCGGCGGCGGCCTGGCGCCGGCCTGCGCCGTCCACGCCATGCTCAACACCGTGCAGATCTACCCCGACGGTTTCGCCGGCTTCGATCCGTGGCCGTCGGTGCCCGGCATGCTGCTCGCGTTGCTCGGCGCCGCCTGGCTGGCCCGCCGGACCGCCCGCTTCTGA
- a CDS encoding arsenate reductase ArsC, whose translation MSAPSQPGHQPDHQPSVMFVCVHNAGRSQMGAAYAHHLSGGRVEVRSAGSVPADSINPAVRDALLEQGIDISAEKPKILTPEAVQASDIVITMGCGDTCPYYPGKRYEDWVLDDPAGHGIDAVRPIRDEIRRRVTELLTDLGVEVQPTPAEAAR comes from the coding sequence ATGTCCGCCCCCAGCCAGCCCGGCCACCAGCCCGACCACCAGCCGTCCGTCATGTTCGTCTGCGTACACAACGCCGGCCGCTCCCAGATGGGCGCGGCGTACGCCCACCACCTCTCCGGTGGCAGGGTGGAGGTCCGTTCCGCCGGATCCGTCCCGGCTGACTCGATCAACCCCGCTGTCCGCGACGCACTGCTCGAACAGGGCATCGACATCTCCGCCGAGAAGCCGAAGATCCTCACCCCCGAGGCTGTCCAGGCCTCCGACATAGTGATCACCATGGGCTGCGGCGACACCTGCCCCTACTACCCGGGCAAGCGCTACGAGGACTGGGTCCTCGACGACCCCGCCGGCCACGGCATCGACGCCGTCCGCCCGATCCGCGACGAGATCCGCCGACGGGTCACCGAGCTGCTGACCGACCTGGGCGTCGAGGTCCAGCCCACCCCCGCCGAGGCCGCACGGTGA
- a CDS encoding metalloregulator ArsR/SmtB family transcription factor encodes MRQVELDRIPLVESDEVCIEGSSTLMPPERAAELAEMFKALSDPTRVRLLAHIRSSEHGTACACHLPETLGISQPTLSHHLKKLVDAGLIVREQRGRWAHYTAVADALDVARGFLGEPIAASTSCC; translated from the coding sequence ATGAGGCAGGTTGAACTGGACAGGATCCCCCTCGTCGAGTCCGACGAGGTCTGCATCGAGGGGTCGTCGACACTCATGCCCCCCGAGCGGGCCGCGGAGCTGGCTGAGATGTTCAAGGCCCTCTCGGATCCGACGCGGGTGCGCCTCCTGGCGCACATCCGTTCGTCCGAACATGGCACAGCCTGCGCATGCCATCTCCCGGAAACCTTGGGGATCAGTCAACCCACCCTGTCGCACCACCTGAAGAAGCTGGTGGACGCCGGGCTGATCGTCCGCGAGCAGCGCGGACGCTGGGCACACTACACCGCCGTCGCTGACGCTCTCGATGTCGCGCGGGGCTTTCTCGGGGAGCCGATCGCCGCCAGCACTTCGTGCTGCTGA
- a CDS encoding FAD-dependent oxidoreductase, protein MNPVLPLRALRTSLVTVSTEATVPTAGAPRNLSEGPGEDGRVREVIIIGSGPTGYTAAIYTARAGLAPLVFEGALDAGGALMNTTEVENFPGFPDAILGPDLMDNLRSQAEKFGAELVTDDDTAVEALVLKDTATGDISELPVEGVFEAIGHDPRSALVRGQVETDPVGYVITRPGSTATNLPGVFAAGDLVDHTYRQAVTAAGTGCSAALDAERFLMTLTDRRAPEPAGATEPALA, encoded by the coding sequence GTGAACCCAGTCCTTCCCCTCCGCGCCCTCCGCACCTCCCTGGTCACCGTCTCCACGGAGGCGACGGTGCCGACGGCAGGAGCGCCCCGGAACCTGTCCGAGGGACCCGGCGAGGACGGGCGGGTCCGCGAGGTCATCATCATCGGCTCCGGGCCGACTGGCTACACCGCCGCCATCTACACCGCGCGCGCCGGGCTGGCACCGCTCGTGTTCGAGGGCGCCCTGGACGCCGGCGGCGCGCTGATGAACACTACCGAGGTCGAGAACTTCCCCGGCTTCCCCGACGCCATCCTGGGCCCCGACCTGATGGACAATCTGCGCTCCCAGGCCGAGAAGTTCGGCGCCGAACTGGTCACCGACGACGACACCGCGGTCGAGGCACTTGTCTTGAAGGACACCGCCACCGGAGACATCAGCGAACTGCCGGTCGAAGGCGTGTTCGAGGCCATCGGCCACGACCCCCGCTCCGCACTGGTTCGCGGCCAGGTCGAGACCGATCCGGTCGGCTATGTCATCACCCGACCAGGATCGACCGCCACCAACCTCCCGGGAGTGTTCGCTGCTGGGGATCTGGTGGACCACACCTACCGCCAGGCGGTCACCGCGGCCGGAACGGGCTGCTCCGCCGCGCTGGACGCCGAACGATTCTTGATGACCCTCACCGACCGGCGGGCACCGGAGCCCGCCGGCGCCACCGAGCCAGCTCTGGCCTGA
- a CDS encoding wax ester/triacylglycerol synthase domain-containing protein, which yields MTSSPERLSAADASNVVMDAPDQVNGFLLAGLLGPGGFVGPDGTADPDLLRTVVAGRIQDTTDVGLRRFSQRIARDGRRLVWQDCAPELSWHVRLVEPVAGRDGLAAVCAGLMTTPLVPDRPLWELLIVPGAAPHGPGIIVRIHHAVADGVAGARLIRDLFDAPGADDPAFLPAPATVPGPAGQAGPAQPPLHAHRSARRADRRPLWRSLAGSMTRLTALFRAPVPRTILLGPIGPHRGVAFAEVDLAELAAGAKIAGGTVNDALLAAVVAATATTLRTAGESVPPTLPVSVPVALPDRGTSGNAVGVMLVSLPTAEADVVARIGAISRLTRAGKGEARARGTLEITRSRWGARAFAAIARHQRLVALFVTNVRGPERPLRLAGAPLERAWPVSAIQGNVRLGIAAFSYAGRLGVAAHLDADALDCDGIGRRLDEELARIAALGRTRSSLGG from the coding sequence ATGACATCGTCACCGGAGCGGCTCAGTGCCGCCGATGCGTCCAACGTGGTGATGGACGCCCCCGACCAGGTGAACGGCTTCCTGCTGGCCGGCCTACTGGGACCGGGAGGCTTCGTCGGCCCCGACGGCACCGCCGACCCGGACCTCCTCCGCACCGTGGTCGCGGGCCGGATCCAGGACACCACCGATGTCGGACTGCGGCGGTTCTCCCAGCGGATCGCCCGGGACGGCCGGCGGCTGGTGTGGCAGGACTGCGCTCCGGAGCTGTCCTGGCACGTGCGCCTCGTCGAGCCGGTCGCCGGCCGGGACGGCCTCGCCGCGGTGTGCGCCGGCCTGATGACCACTCCCCTGGTCCCGGACCGCCCGTTGTGGGAGCTGCTCATCGTGCCGGGAGCGGCGCCGCACGGGCCGGGGATCATCGTACGGATCCACCACGCGGTGGCCGACGGGGTGGCGGGGGCCCGGCTGATCCGGGACCTGTTCGACGCCCCGGGCGCGGACGATCCGGCATTCCTTCCCGCGCCGGCGACCGTGCCCGGACCGGCGGGACAGGCGGGACCGGCGCAGCCGCCGCTTCACGCCCACCGCTCGGCCCGGCGGGCCGACCGCCGCCCGCTGTGGAGGTCGCTCGCCGGCAGCATGACCCGGCTCACGGCGCTCTTCCGGGCCCCCGTCCCCCGGACGATCCTGCTCGGCCCGATCGGTCCGCACCGCGGGGTGGCCTTCGCCGAGGTCGACCTGGCCGAGCTGGCCGCCGGCGCGAAGATCGCCGGGGGCACCGTGAACGACGCCCTGCTGGCCGCGGTCGTCGCGGCCACCGCCACCACCCTCCGTACCGCCGGGGAGTCCGTCCCGCCCACGCTGCCGGTCAGCGTCCCGGTCGCGCTGCCCGACCGGGGGACCTCCGGCAACGCCGTCGGCGTCATGCTGGTGTCGCTGCCCACCGCGGAGGCCGACGTCGTCGCCCGGATCGGCGCCATCTCGCGGCTGACCCGGGCCGGCAAGGGCGAGGCCCGCGCCCGGGGCACGCTGGAGATCACCCGGAGCCGGTGGGGGGCGCGGGCGTTCGCGGCCATCGCCCGCCACCAGCGCCTCGTTGCGCTCTTCGTCACCAACGTCCGCGGCCCGGAGCGCCCGTTGCGGCTCGCCGGCGCCCCGCTGGAGCGGGCCTGGCCGGTCTCCGCGATCCAGGGGAACGTACGCCTCGGTATCGCCGCCTTCTCATACGCAGGGCGACTGGGCGTGGCCGCCCACCTCGATGCCGACGCCCTGGACTGCGACGGCATCGGCCGACGGCTCGACGAGGAGCTGGCCCGGATCGCCGCGCTGGGGCGGACCCGGTCGTCCCTCGGCGGCTGA
- a CDS encoding flavodoxin domain-containing protein produces MKVLVAYATRHGSTAGIASRIAETLTAAGHEATAVPVDQVTTLDEYEAVVLGSAAYMYHWLKPAVQFARQHHSALAERPLWLFSSGPVGSTTVDDQGRIVDEKGRDVFESSRPKDVDELATLLHPRGDRVFFGAYDPEADPVGFGERMLKLIPAAKDSLPAGDFRDWQAIEDWAREIAGSLTSTDED; encoded by the coding sequence ATGAAGGTTCTGGTGGCGTACGCGACCCGGCACGGGTCGACCGCCGGGATCGCGTCCCGGATCGCCGAGACGCTCACCGCGGCCGGCCACGAGGCGACCGCCGTGCCGGTCGATCAGGTCACCACCCTCGACGAGTACGAGGCAGTGGTGCTGGGATCGGCCGCCTACATGTACCACTGGCTGAAGCCGGCGGTCCAGTTCGCCCGCCAGCACCACAGTGCGTTGGCGGAGCGGCCGCTGTGGCTTTTCAGTAGCGGTCCCGTCGGGTCGACGACCGTGGATGACCAGGGCCGGATCGTGGATGAGAAGGGACGGGATGTGTTCGAGAGCTCCCGGCCCAAGGATGTCGACGAGCTGGCCACTCTTCTGCACCCGCGGGGCGACCGGGTGTTCTTCGGGGCGTACGATCCGGAGGCCGATCCGGTGGGTTTCGGCGAGCGCATGCTGAAGCTGATTCCAGCTGCCAAGGATTCCCTGCCGGCCGGCGATTTCCGGGATTGGCAGGCGATCGAGGACTGGGCCCGGGAGATCGCCGGATCGTTGACATCGACGGACGAGGACTGA